TACAGTATAATCACCGAAGTTCAGTAATTATAAGTTACAGATTTGAAACATATTATTAACTACTGCCCTGCCCTGGCTTTGCCCGAGTAATGCTAAATACCTGTGGTCAGACAGTTTGTCTGGCATAGCAGTAAtagattatatacacaaaccttcctcgtgaatcaattGTCTGTTAGTgataaccgtatcaaaatccctatagtagttcctgagattaacctTCGTATACTGACAGAAAAATGCTGTGGTGCCTTTTAATTCTTCATAGTTCAGCCTGTTTACATGAAATAGTCATAAATTATAGGCACAAAGCTTCCTATTGAACCAGTCTATTAATTATTGAAAAGCGTTTCCAAATCCGTACAGTAATTCCAGtgattatccttcacacaaaaaacaGGCAATTGGAGTGAGTAGACTTTAAATTACATATGCAAATGGCGTCTTATGCTGTAAAAAGAGTTGTTTCATCATACTTCCTCAGCTTCTTTTGCACAGTGGTTTTTCTTCAGGAATGTTTGTGAATTAGTTGTGTCTAAATCAGTTATtcacttgttttgcttcttgtttcttTTGTAGCTCTGTCCTTCAAACATGCTTGAAATCATTTTCTTTGGATCCACTGTACATTTGTAAGCTTCCTTTGTTATTCACATCATCATTGTCTTTTAGTATAACAATGAAAAATGCCAGGTGTTGTAGCAgttctgcctgctttatttatttctttgtttgttgctCTCGATGTCGATGTACTGAattgctatactggctgaaaaatgggttgtggaagtCAAACACAGACTACTTTAAATAATGCAACCAACAGATGCGcatttgtgtttcacagtcttttactttcacttttcacaacctccctatACTACAGTCATATGCGGCCAGTGCAATATTGTTCAatgttccataagcctcattaatagtctgcaggtgaacatccacatactgctacatctacatctgcatggatactctgaacatcacatttaagtccctggcagagggttcattgaaccaccttcacaattctctattattccaatctcgtatagtgcgcggaaagaatgaacgcctatatctttccagacgagttttgatttctcttattttatcgtggtgatcgttccgccctatgtaggttggtgtcaacaaaacattttcgcattcggaggagaaagttggtgattggaattttgtgagaagatttcgtcgcaacgaaaaacgcctttcttttaatgatttccagcccaaatcctgtattatttctgtgacactctctcccatattttgcaataattcaaaatctgctgcctttctttgaattttttcgatgtactccgtcagtcctacctggtaaggatcccacaccgcgcagctgtattctaacagaggacagacaagtgtagtgtaggcagtctccttagtaggtctgttacattttctaagtgtcctgccaataaaacgcagcctttggttagctttccccacaacattttctatatgttctttccaatttaagttgttcataattgtaatatctaggtatttagttgctaCAGTAGTTTACTGTTGTACATCTATGAGCAATAaaagcctaaccacacagttcagtcTTTCGattaaattgaacagacactgtcattgctttaacacaaatCCTATTGGTGTAACCCTTATTTCActtttaagttgatgcattgttgtcgttCTAATCAACACagattcctcgtctgaaactcggccgtggactgactgagTCGTGATCGAAAcccgggcccttatatatcctcacaataataggtgctgaaactacacattgttcaaagttaaaattacaattaaaaccaaactcattaatacatcgaaaaattgcgtctttttaacagtttcttctactacaagacttaggccgaattttttgtttaaatcatgaaattaacaaatatagttatgcaaacaatacttttgacaaagcaGTTAATTAAAGctagttttgctaacatgttttcgaatagagccaaatagataactTTTAAGATTACTAGCATCTCGTCTTCCCAACGTTTATAATTAGTGCAgaatttatatgtcaacaatagaatttaagttgagAAACAATTACTGGTTtcgccctataacaaaagatactgactaggaacattcaaaataaattagaaaatcaatcacAAACATAAAACTAAGCAAAAAATAAGACATGGTGTAAAATCctgtaaaactgagggccaacttttctcttttatggaaatgctaaTTATATTAATGTATGTTAATGGCAattagttaaaataaaaaaaaattaggtaggcagatggcaaaacaagaggggaagtaaaattatcccagcttgctccaTCACATCGTGAAATAAAACTAGTGATATGAGTAAAGACAACCTCTTACACGATACACCCATCCAGGCGGCCCAGTGCTTGGGACAGAGGACTGATGTTCTAGGGGAACAAGGTGGTGAGCTAATAGAGTAAATAGAATACTGGACTCTCATTATGAAGAGTGGCATCCAAATCTCCACCTGGCCATCCTGACTGATTCTGCAATTTTCCAAAATCAGTTAGAGCAATTGTCAGGATAATCATTTTGAAAAGGGCACAACCAATGTCCATATTTTTGCCCTAGTCCAGATTTTACTCTTCATCTGGTAATCTTATGACCAAGGGCATGTGAAACTCTAGTCTTTTGTCCTTTCTTCAAAAGTAGTGCAGTTCAGATACCTTCTTGCTCTTACCAATTTAAATTTTCTGCGTTCTTGTCTTGTGAATACCAGGATGATACATTTAGAAAAGGCTAaggctgatctctctctctctctctctctctctctctctctctctctctctaagaaaaAAGAGAACTGGTTTGCTATTCACATGTCACCCATCACCCATTCTTCACCTCCTTTTAAAACATCTCTGTGTTACAAGACAAGAGAAACCTATCACATATCAGACAATTTTGTGTTTGGTTTAAACATGTATTTGTTGCAGCCAAAGTAGTTTTTGAATAGTACTAAATTTGGTATTATTGTTGAAGATATTTTTCTAGCAAGCTCATTATGAAGATGTATTTCCTTTGCTGTAGGTTCCACCAGGCCATGTATGGTTAGAAGGAGACAACCGTAATAATTCCACAGACTCCAGGAACTATGGACCTGTTCCTTACGGACTCATTAGAGGCCGTGCAGTTTGTAAAGTGTGGCCACCCAGTGAAATTTGCATGTTGACAAATAGAGGCAAGTGTGAACTATCAGAATAATATGGACCTTGTATGACACCTGAAGAGCAAAAGTGAcccaatttaaaaagaaaaactgtgaTAAAAAGAATCTTACTTTTTGTAATAATGTGCTATCTGACCACAACCATATTTGGACCAAAGCTGTATTTATTGAAATGTATTCTGATGACAGTGTAAAGAAGCAGGTCACATCTTGCCTATTCAGGACATTAGACATTTGTACTGTTTTAATAAAACTCTTTCCTAGTAGTGTATCTATTCATATATTCTTCTTGTACCTACTATTGTAACCAAAGACTGATGAAATAATatgttattcattcttaacattttCTTTTCATGTCCAGGATTTGATGAAAGTGTTGGGAATACAAGTTTTTACGTTGATGAATTACAGTTCTTTCTCCGGGGAAAGTTTTCTTCAAATAGTATTGGTGTGTTGTCACAAATTGAGAAATCCAGGTGGTACTCGTAACTAATACTTATGTATCCTGTGATAGTAATGTCATCTCCCTCACtatctcctctctccccccccccccccccactcttctctctctctctctctctctctctctctctctctctctctctctctctctctctgtgtgtgtgtgtgtgtgtgtgtgtgtgtgtgtgtgtgtgtgtgtgtagcttaatATATAAAACAGACCAACAATACAGAGGCCAAAGTGCGGCGGCAGCAAAAAGTGTAAACAACCGAATTTTATAAAGTAAATACGTCACAGTTCTGAACTGTGCAAATCGATGTTCGTCCTGGAAATTCGACGTTCAAGATGAACAGACATTTTAAAAATACGCAATAGTAAAACCGAAGATAGGAACGaatttaaaagaactagtaaattatGTTAATTCGGTGCAAGCTTTTCGCGAAGCAGCAGTGTACAAGAAAATAAGATTGAACACGAAATTTAATCGCATCCTGTCAAAACAATCTACAAGTTCCAGGTAATGACACAGACACTGCAGATCAATATGTGATTCGTAGATAAACGAAATAGACAGAAAAATAGAGGAACTGTCTGACAGGATTAGTGCCGTATTCATTGGCCCTAACAAATGTTCCATGTTGGAATGGATGACGAACAGTTAAATAGGTTAAGGGGCCCATCCATCAAATTTTTAGCAGATTTGCTTGTGGATTTACAGGCGTGATCAAATTCCCAGCAAGCCTCGAGCAGGCTTCCTGGATATTAAGTGATTAAGCATGAGATGATGTTAAGGCGAAGCTGCCGAAGTGCTTAAGGCAAGGTTCCTTGAGGCGCGGCCGCCATAACACCTGTACTCTACACCGTGAGGCTTGCGATCAGTTTGTATGTTTTCATTTCAAGCTTGGCAGTTTCCTGTCGCGCATGCGCACTGCGTGTCGTCCGTGTAAGCTCAGGCTACTCATGGCTGATGACTTCACAGTATGCGTTAACTTCCTGATCTTGCTTTTTCGCGTAATTTAATTCACTTCCTATTATGAGTAGACAGTTTTGGAAAGATTTTTTGATTGCTTATATGTCCATGCCTTGTTTGTGGAAAGTTAGGTCCCCAGACTACAACAACAGAGTTAAGAAAAACCAGTGCTATGCTATATTGGCAAATATGTGTCGCGAATTCGAACCGACAGCAGACAGAGCTTTCGTACAAAGGAAGATAAATTCGTTTCGTACAACATTTCGTAAGGAACACAGAAAAGTAACTGAAAGCAAAATGTGTGCTACTGGAGCAGCTGACGTACACAAGCCAACTTTGTGGTACTATGACATATTGTTACcgacagttctgcaaggttccccaCGGTCCATTCAGTCAACACTGGAAGAAGTCGAGTTGGCACAAGATGACATTAGTAATTTCGAAGATAGCGAAGCAGATGCAGAGGTAGGTGATACAGATTTATAAATTGCAATGAAGCACCACGCACATACCGACAGTTTACTGTGTGTAATTATTTTGGTCAGGAATGATCAAACAGCTATTTGTCGAGTTTAATTTGTTCGGAAAGCAGTATGTAAAATTCCGCCTCGCATGCTCATATTTTATCGTAGCAAATTGGGTTACGATCTTAAAGATACTTTTTGAGTGGTATCTAAATGTAATAAACAATCGATAGTAGAAATGACATTTTAACACTCAGTTATCTAAAAATATCGGTACgctttgtttaaaataaaataagtaagtcATGTTATATCGGATAATGCCACGGAGAGAGGGAAACGCGAATTACTCGCATGTACAGATCCATGGAATGCGCATACCAAATAAACATATCGCTCGGTGCGCTTAACTTGGTAGTGGCCTTTAGCATCCTTACGAGGTGAAACGTTTACGTGATAACGAATACTTAATTGTACGTGTTCAGTAATGATCCTATAGACCCATATAAAATGACGTCACTTCCATCCGGAAGTGAGGCTTTAGGTAACGCCCGCGATGGGTAAGGAGTTGTGATGAAGGAATTTTCGGTATAGAAAAGAATCCCGACCGCGTAAAGCGGTTTTCATGACACACTATAAGTGTAAGGCGTAGTTTACTAGAGATACTAAGTACGCCATACGCCACCTAACTAAGCGGCGATCCAGTAGCATCGAATACTGCCAAAGGAGTGAGATTGCTGGTGAAGGCTTGTCAATGCTTACCAGTCCTTGCCACATTTCCTTGTCAGATTTCCATGAATCTAGCATTTATCAGCAGTGATTACGCGCGGTATTAGCGTGCTTCCCATAACATGTGTCGTCCTTTTTATGTCAATTTAACAAAAGTTTCGGCACAAAAAGCCCAAAAGATCATTACCATGTAGCTAGTGTTTACATATGAATTTCCGTTGTCACTTACGAGAATGAACTTAGAGACATGAGCAAGCTCACACAACAGCTTAACAGGCGTATAGGGGTGATACATTTGAAATGTGTGCCATTTCCTACAAGTTGTGAACTAGCTGTTGGACATGAAGGCCTTGTGTCAATGAAGAGTGTCTGGAGGCGAAAGACACCTTGCTATGGATCATGAAGTAAACTATCTATCTGTGACATTCCTTCTCCTGGTCGCAAAGAAAGAACAAACCACTCCTCAACGATCCCCATTTTGGACATAGCACCATTATCTATGCATTCTACTCCCACAAGAGTGCCCACCTCTTGGTAGTGCCTGTGGCATACAATACTCATTTTATTATGGTACATCATACTGTAATGGAATGCATTTCATATTATGACAGGAGGGCAGTTGTAAATTGAAATTATTGTGTTATAACATTTAAGATTTTGTCTAGTGTCTCTGAGTCcagcatgagcttttattatgtagGATGTCTCCAGTGTCCCATTTTTAGCCCATTAATCAACTGACCACATTTTTCTGCTATACTATTGTAGATCTTTCATTGTTTCATTTCTCTTTTTTATCAGACAGTTCAGAGTTAACAATAGATTTCACACAcagtgacatggatgtgtgtgcacaTATTGTTTCTGGGGAAATGGTGTATTATAATTTTATGGTCTATCTTTCTTATTTCCACTGACTGAAATTAAGTGTGAGGTTTACACACATAGTTGTTATGTGCCTAACAAATGTGTTATCAAATAATTGTTACTGAATTGCATATTTTACAACAGTCAGTATCTTTGGATCTATGCTTCATGTTCTTGGCAGGTAATCTCTCGTTGACATGCTCCAGATCAGTAAATTATGGCTGCATATATTATGAATTGCACACAGAGTTGTAACAGCTATTTTAGCTATTTGTGAGCATGGTTGTATTGGCTTCTTATACAAGCAAAACTTCGAAACTACCATTCTGAATACCTTTTTATCATGATGTGCTCTCTATAGTCTGTAGTTGAATACTCTTTCTTTGCAGCACAATCGGCAGTGCTTTCAAAAACTTAATCAAATAGGAAGGTAAAGTAATTGTCATCACCATGTAAAAGTATATCTTCTGGCAGGCCAAGTTTTGAACTTGGTGTCTGATTTTATAGGACCTTCCTACTTTGCATCTCGATGTATGCAAAATAGTTAATTACTCTCTGATACTGCCTAGTATGCCCATGTAATTTTGGAATTCTGAAGCACATGCTTCCCATAAATTTGCACTGAAGCCTCTGAAGTTGTATGGGATCCTGGTTGTTCTTCATTATACTCTTACATTCTTTATCAGACTGCAACATCTTTAACAAAGAATGGATTATTTATCCATGCATGGTGCTTCATTAATGAGACAGAACTGTTAAACAACTTAAATTTGCAGTGTGGAGTGTATCTGTCTATTTAGTTGATCAATAAATGGTATGTAATACGGTTTCTGCGATCACGTACATCTTGAATTAATTATGATTCGGACTTGATAAATAGTTACGAATAACTGTGATATGTTccttttacctcccccccccccccttattttatttttttttccttgtcagcTTGTCAGATCTACATGCTGACCAAAAAAGTTTCTTCTTTTAATACCAGGTTCTTCATACATTGACAGATAACTCCCATCAGATATGTGTAACACAACCATATTCAATCACCCAGCATCATCTTTAGATCAAAGTAATTGTGTCAACAACTTACATCTGCAGCAGATCCATAGTTATCAAAACATGGAATCTAAGTGTGCAACTGAGATgagcaataaatgagaattatcttaaatatcaatTCAGTTGCTGACTCCCAAGAGATGAATATGTCAACTACAGTCAATGCAGATGTCTTGTCTCATTATACTGCAGAATGTGAATACATTTTGACAGATCAAACATGATAGAATGAATGTCTGGATGACAGTTTAAAAACTTCGTTTGTTTGCTTTTACGATGTCACTATTGTTATGAGCGCTATTCTTCCACGGCTGCGACATTAAAGAACAGGTGGCCCGTAACACCTGGTGATGTTAAACTTGTCGTCTCATGTTGAGGAAACAAAACTTgactattaatttaaaaaatattaaatatcatGATCATATTTCATCATTTAGGAGGACAGAGACTGTAACACACAATTTTCCCTAAAATGATGGGTAACACAAGTGGTCTCGTTGTATCGTTTTTCAGGTTTTAGCACAATCATCCACAGTGGTTTAtacaaatgaaattattgagacTGAACAAGTCCAGTTAATCAGTAATTGGTGATCACTACAATAAAGGAGAGTAAGGGGAAGAGCAGTGTTCCAGTGATATAGCTCTATCTTAGAATTTGTAAGATAAAAGAGACTGGAAAATTAGCCCATTTTGCTGTGAGCACATCTGTGCAAATGTGCAAGCCATGCCAAAAATACACTGTGTATAGCTAatggcaaaaataaaaaatgaccGTGAAGCAAAAAAGCTTTCATTCTGAAGGACAGAGAAAAGAAACTTGTGCGTTGGTACTCTTTCATGTTCAAGGGTCTGTTGGTGGGACTGTCACAAGTGATTACATACGATTTATTTACTCTTATATCTTTTCTTTTGATTCAGTATCGTATTCAAATGAAAAATCAACACCTGAAAAGTAGAATTCATTACCTACAGAGGACATTAAAAAAATCTGGCTCAAACTTGGCTATTGCGAATTTTGGTACTCAATACAGATGCAGTAGAGACTAGTAAGAATCTACATTTGCCACAAACTCAATATGATTTATAGTTTGTTCTGACAATAATGGTTCACATATTACAATATGTTCTCTCTTATTGCATATTTaacttgttgttctggtcttcagtccagagactagtttgacgcAGATCTCCCTGCTACTCTGAAATTTGAACTGTTCTAACATCATACTTGGATCCTTCAAGAAGCTCTGGTGTCATCCCCAACACAAGCTGTGATGTCTTCTCTTTGCCTTGTCACAAAAACAAACATGCTTATCTTTATCCTTTTATACTGATTTCAAGTAGACTAACATTTACTAAACTACTAATAATAATTCATGTGTAAAAACTTTAGTTCCTAGCAAAGTAGTGGTGTCCAGTTACTGACAAAATGTCAAAACTAAAGTGTGTACAAACACTGTGAGTCATCCGTTAAATGAAATAGCTTTTACGAAGCTAATGTTTTCGCACAATGTCTCTCCCAACCTAAAGTGTCTGTGTGAACAATATTTTATGGTTACTATAATGCTATGAATGGTAGTGTTATATTTAGATTTGTAACATTGGCAGTGGCCAGAGACATAACACCAGCAGCTCAGTCATTAAGAAGACTTCTGCTGATACAGACAAAAAAGACAGGAGCATGACACACAATATTCATGGTCAATTAATGGTTAAACATTGataaaaattgttaaaaaataattttggacATCAATCTTATTAGTTTCAAATCATTATAGTTCAGATTATGTAACTCTTAGTAATTTGTAGATGAATggcaaaattttaaacttttaaaaaattggTAGCCTGACACATCAAGCTCAGTCAAAATAACTACAGAATTAAAAGTTTCTTCATTGCTATACTTATAAAAATCATTGTAACTACTCAATTGTGAGTGAAATTCTATTTTAGTAAAGTCTGTTCTCATGTAATCTGAGTCAAATTTAGGTACGATTTTGAATTAGTACAATGTAAAAGCATTTTTAGAAGATCACAATATGTCATGGTTTAAAAAGACAGCTTTGGCATTTCTGCCAAAAGTGCAGGATCACTTCAGTACAGCTCTGGCTACAGGCCTTGGCTGCCTGGCCCCATACATTGTAAAGACAGGTGGACAAGGGTGGGAGACGGACACTGTGGTTCGCTGTGGtgcagggaaagggggaggggtgtGTCTGAACTGCTCCCTCCAATAGACCTGCCTGAGCTGGCCCTAAAGCTATGTTATGGTGATTGGTGAAGTGGGGAAAGGAAGACAGCTTGGTCACATCACTGTGACTGCAGTGATCACATCACTGTGACTGCAGCTTTGCGGGCCGGTGGTGTGGAGAGAGTAAGGGCCACCTGACACGGGCACCGTGGCACTGGATGAATGGATTGGGGAAAGGATAAAATGGTTGGCACTGTGGATTGTAGAAGGGTACGCTGAGAGGAGTGGTGAGAAAAGGGTAGTGGTGAGGCTGGTGAGAAAAGGGTAGTGGTGAGGCTTAGCCCTGCTGTCATCAGCTCAGAGTAACATAATTTCTCTGCAGCGGAGCAGGGGAAACTGGGCCTGATTACCTCTGATCTCAGTTACTCATACTGTATCAAGTCATGTTACACTCACATGATACAACATGGAAAACATGCAACGAATAAAGTCATCTCATAAAATTTCTGGTTGGGCCGGGCCCCTCTGGCCCTTAAGAACAAACTGACCCAGTGTGCTTTATATGTACAGAAAGAACAACCAGGCAGTTCGAAACCtttataaaaaatatgaatgtaaaGAGCATGTAGAGTTCAGTGTGGAAATAGAAAGCACATCCATCAGCTTTGTAGACATTAATATTAGCATCAACAAAGGAAGTCACCAATGTGAAATATACTGGAAAGACACACAAACAAGATCCTACATTCTAACTACCTCAATGCACCATGCCTCCCACAGGCACACTGCTTACCATTTCATGATCACTGCTTGATGTCACTTCCAGTGTCCACTCTTGATATTTAGCAGGACTACACAGCATCAAAACAACTATAGATGAGTGTTATGAGCCCTCATTTTAACAATATTCAtacaaaaaaaacctaagaaactaGAGCTAAAACAAGTGCCAGAGAAATATGTTGTACTAGTCAGTGACCACCTGTACCATACAGACAGTAGGCAAGTTTCTACTGACAAACTCAGTCCACAATGATCAAAAGTGAAACCTATAAGATCAGTTGCAAAGAGTTGGATTCATAGTATATAAGAAAAATTGTAGATCAATGTGCACCAGATTTAAAGAACACCTCAAAAGCTGGAATCTGTGGAAAACAGACTCCTCCTCCATGCTACATTGTCTCAAATCCATCCTCCTCATCTCCGTCAGCAATGTTTTAGGAGAGTTCTGgtataatgtaaatatttttagattggaggagaccactcactgaaaaaaaggcacacataaaaagaaagaaaacttgctagcttttggagaCCCACACACACAGTGATTAGTTAGCTACATGTTCCATGGGTCATTTTGCCACTTTGCACAATAGTTTGTAATGGTATGGAATGAGTCTTTTGCATTTAgagtgcaaattaatttgtacatacagttacattctgaacatttctaagttggtctctctctctctccctccctcccccctccccccaccccactgcACACCAGGTTTTGCACTGGTTTTGAGCACAAATTTAGCTAAACAGAATTGTTTTAGGAGCTCCAAAGTGTTTCTTCTAATTTAAATTCTCTTCCATATGGGTCCTTAAGAATTTTGATGgtaccaccctatttattatttcttcaccaggTGTCATACGTATCATTGTTGTAGTATCTCTagatctgctgaactgaatatgttgcatctttttaaaattgagtgtgtgaccatttgcagaaaacaagCCCATGATACTTTGAAGAACTTTGTGTGTATGCTTGCGTTGAttgcaatactagtgtcatctgcagaaagaactaattctgcttgtatgttagatggaagagcacttacgtatataaggaacagtagtggacctaagattgaaacACTGGTAACCCTACACGTGATCTCGCctaagtcagaattatgtccctagaATGTAttcttgaattactaagtacaactttctgcattcttttgtttAGATGGTAATGATACTACTGCTACTAAGGTGAAACACCAGTCTAGATTACATTGTCTAattaaaaattttggagaatgatgtcagcaaCGAATCAGGTTGGTAATTATTGACACCTCTCTTATCACATTTCTTTAAGAGGTGTTTAACAATGGCACATGTCAGTCTCCCTggaaaaatgtgatgcattacatatttaagATAAGATTAGGCTTATTACCTGGGAACAAATTTTTAGTAACACTgtcaaaaccagatgagcttttatttttgagagaatgtgtgattttcataatttcagaaggagaagttggtgatacattcatatgaattCTATGAAAGTTACATGTtcagcatactgctgtgattttgctcttgaactgtatgtccctgtgctttctactatatttaagaaatgattaataAATGCATTTGCTACCTATGATTCATCATTTATAGTCTTTCCGCTCAGTTTAATAGCGATGTTACCTTGTTTTATGGCTGGTTATCCTGTCTCTCGTTTCACTACATTCCTTATAGCCTTAAGGTTGTTCGGAGTACTGATTTGACATTATGTGTATATTCCTTGAGTTTTTCATAtactttctttgtaattttgagtagtttttgtagtgtgcaactactgcaagatccctacttgttcttgccaaaagatagATTTCCTTTTCATTTCCCTAGATACCTCTAGTGACCCATGGTTTTTTGCATGGCTGTTTagtttcccttctgattaacatatGCAGACAgctgttttcaaataatgatatgaatttatcgtgGAATAGATTAATTTTTTTGTTAGCATTTGATTCTTTATAAATTACACCTCGTGTCATCTCCTGTAAACTATTTCTaaaacatttgtcctggagtcattaattattctgatttccactgaggagtattcTTACTGTAAGTTgctatgttatttatcctaactaattACACATCATGATCAGAAAGAGCATTTGTTattgggtaaacagttattttattGCTTTGAACTGCATAAAAAGAAAACATCAGTTGGGGTCCTACTGTCTTCATACACCCGTATTGGAAATTTAAGtactgagatcaaattgtaggatccaaataaggtccAAGATcatatgttgaagtcaccacagactataaCTGCTTGCTGCTATCTGACAGCACAGCAATGAATCCAGATTACCCATAAATAGTTCAACATTTCCCATTGGGGAtctgtatacagttacaattaaaagtgaactatttttcagtattaactcACAACCATGTGcttctatgtgctgatcactacaaaatgttTTTGGACTTGTGTTTTGTCTTAATATATGTAGCAATGCCTCCTTCTTCCATGTTATACCTTCAATTGTAAGTTGCAGtagtgtaatcttttatatgtaacttatctaaccctatggttatgtggtgctcaggcAGGTGCAGGATGTCTCTCTTTCCAGAACTCTCTAAATTTTGCAAATAGCCAAGAAGCTCTCCTATCTTATTATTCAATCCTCTAATATTTTGACGAGATAATTGAATCTACCTTTTCTGTGCATTATTAAGCATTTTATGGGGCTCtgttattttcactttttccaaaacCAGGTGCTTGAATCCTGATTCTAATCTAAAATAGGTGCCCCTCTGA
This region of Schistocerca gregaria isolate iqSchGreg1 chromosome 7, iqSchGreg1.2, whole genome shotgun sequence genomic DNA includes:
- the LOC126282260 gene encoding uncharacterized protein LOC126282260 isoform X1; translated protein: MSRQFWKDFLIAYMSMPCLWKVRSPDYNNRVKKNQCYAILANMCREFEPTADRAFVQRKINSFRTTFRKEHRKVTESKMCATGAADVHKPTLWYYDILLPTVLQGSPRSIQSTLEEVELAQDDISNFEDSEADAEDAANESEATASMRGIADNGVVSSVSAPPALSLRTVLPTVCTKRMWRESKNDELQKVACEQQSSPLMENDEFYHFGMSIALKMRKMSNMNNMQCIIAEKLISEVIFHGHMQDLTYDTVIKIPGKHVN